A DNA window from Phragmites australis chromosome 11, lpPhrAust1.1, whole genome shotgun sequence contains the following coding sequences:
- the LOC133885864 gene encoding cysteine protease XCP2-like, giving the protein MTSSAHLMSKLSVAAILLLCAGACLVEARPHSDFSIVGYSPEDLGSHDRLIKLFEEWVAKYRKAYASFEEKLRRFEVFKDNLKHIDEINKKVSSYWLGLNEFADLTHDEFKATYLGLRPRSSSSRDDGAVSSGSYFRYDGVMTDDLPEAVDWRKKGAVTEVKNQGQCGSCWAFSTVAAVEGINQIVTGNLTSLSEQELIDCSTDGNNGCNGGIMDYAFSYIAGSGGLHTEEAYPYLMEEGDCDQKGGSEQVVTISGYEDVPANDEQALIKALAHQPVSIAIEASGRHFQFYSGGVFDGPCGAELDHGVAAVGYGTSKGQDYIIVKNSWGSHWGEKGYIRMKRGSGKPEGLCGINKMASYPTKDQ; this is encoded by the exons ATGACTTCTTCTGCTCATCTGATGAGCAAGCTCTCCGTTGCTGCCATCCTCCTGCTGTGCGCCGGCGCGTGCCTGGTGGAGGCTCGCCCCCACAGCGACTTCTCCATCGTGGGCTACTCACCGGAGGACCTGGGCAGCCATGACCGGCTGATCAAGCTGTTCGAGGAGTGGGTGGCCAAGTACCGGAAGGCGTACGCGAGCTTCGAGGAGAAGCTGCGACGGTTCGAGGTGTTCAAGGACAACCTCAAGCACATCGACGAGATCAACAAGAAGGTGAGCAGCTACTGGCTGGGGCTGAACGAGTTCGCCGACCTCACGCACGACGAGTTCAAGGCCACCTACCTGGGCCTCCGTcccaggagcagcagcagcagggacGACGGCGCCGTCTCCTCTGGCAGCTACTTTAGGTACGATGGCGTCATGACGGACGATCTGCCCGAGGCGGTGGACTGGAGGAAGAAGGGCGCCGTGACGGAGGTGAAGAACCAGGGGCAGTGCGGCAGCTGCTGGGCGTTCTCGACGGTGGCGGCAGTGGAGGGCATCAACCAGATCGTGACGGGGAACCTGACGTCGCTATCGGAGCAGGAGCTGATCGACTGCAGCACGGACGGGAACAACGGCTGCAACGGCGGCATCATGGACTACGCCTTCTCCTACatcgccggcagcggcggcctgCACACGGAGGAGGCGTACCCGTACCTCATGGAGGAGGGCGACTGCGACCAGAAGGGCGGTAGCGAGCAGGTGGTCACCATCTCCGGGTACGAGGACGTGCCGGCCAACGACGAGCAGGCGCTGATCAAGGCCCTCGCGCACCAGCCCGTCAGCATCGCCATCGAGGCCTCCGGCAGGCACTTCCAGTTCTACAGCGGG GGCGTGTTCGATGGTCCTTGCGGCGCGGAGCTGGATCACGGCGTGGCGGCGGTGGGATACGGGACGAGCAAGGGCCAAGATTACATCATCGTGAAGAACTCGTGGGGCTCGCACTGGGGCGAGAAGGGGTACATCCGCATGAAGAGGGGCAGCGGCAAGCCCGAGGGGCTCTGCGGCATCAACAAGATGGCATCCTACCCGACCAAGGACCAgtga
- the LOC133885224 gene encoding probable serine/threonine-protein kinase WNK2 isoform X2 — MPPTPPEPDTDPEFAEVDPTGRYGRYTEVLGKGAFKTVYKAFDQLEGLEVAWNQIKVGDLLRNNDDFERLKSEVRLLKTLKHKNIIKFYNSWLDRKNNNINFITEVFTSGTLRQYRIKHKKVDIRALKKWSRQILSGLFYLHSHDPPVIHRDLKCDNIFVNGNQGEVKIGDLGLAAILDNARSAHSIIGTPEFMAPELYDEEYNELVDIYAFGMCLLELVTFEYPYCECSNAAQIYKKVSDGEKPGSLAKIEDPEVKLFIEKCIANAPQRLSAKELLMDPFLLDVDDERIFYPLHPNINTSDTAGSPKPTSSYRYDRASSSVGHHERSGSMAESHPSENYAHDTMDPHAATGRIITVESQRKDLNTIFLKLRIADSTGHAQNIHFPFDIEADTSISVATEMVVQLDLTDQDVTAIAEMIDAEIRAHIPDWAAEESVDNQGDEAAHSETQSSDADEGSSESHNEPDAAHNGFVQEQLPSGRKYWSDSPRRDSEISQSVVDPQASDNISNGIVNRNDVDDIVGSAKHKENHYLGASIHSVEGICERISSSVGLSNPSVVDRISGGVSVGTSQHSVDVERRYISADVTESLASLLARQQEETNALQRKHKADIEDILKGVPAEDREETLTRCRLKVDRKNKTDKL, encoded by the exons ATGCCTCCCACGCCGCCGGAGCCCGATACGGATCCGGAGTTCGCCGAGGTCGACCCCACCGGCCGCTACGGACGG TACACGGAGGTTCTTGGCAAGGGCGCCTTCAAGACGGT ATACAAGGCTTTTGATCAATTGGAAGGGCTAGAAGTTGCTTGGAACCAGATCAAAGTGGGTGACTTACTTCGGAACAATGATGATTTTGAGAGGCTGAAATCAGAAGTGCGTTTGCTCAAGACCCTCAAGCACAAGAACATAATCAAGTTCTACAATTCATGGCTTGATAGGAAAAACAACAACATAAATTTCATCACAGAAGTCTTCACATCAGGGACATTACGCCA gtaccgcATAAAGCACAAGAAGGTAGACATTAGAGCTTTGAAGAAATGGTCAAGGCAAATCTTGAGTGGTCTTTTCTACCTCCATAGCCACGATCCACCAGTAATCCATAGAGACTTGAAATGCGACAATATATTTGTGAATGGGAACCAAGGTGAGGTAAAGATTGGAGACCTCGGATTAGCAGCCATCCTGGATAATGCACGTTCAGCTCATAGTATCATTG GTACACCCGAATTCATGGCACCAGAACTCTATGATGAGGAATATAATGAGCTTGTGGACATCTATGCATTTGGGATGTGTTTACTGGAGCTTGTTACATTTGAGTACCCATATTGTGAATGTTCTAATGCAGCACAAATATACAAGAAAGTCTCCGAT GGTGAAAAGCCTGGTTCGCTGGCTAAGATTGAGGATCCTGAAGTGAAATTATTTATAGAGAAGTGCATCGCCAATGCCCCCCAAAGACTCTCAGCAAAAGAACTATTAATGGATCCGTTTCTcctagatgttgatgatgaaAGAATATTTTATCCACTGCATCCAAATATTAATACATCAG ATACTGCTGGAAGTCCAAAACCAACTTCGAGTTACAGATATGACAGAGCATCGTCATCTGTGGGCCACCATGAGCGCTCAG GTAGTATGGCAGAGTCACATCCTAGTGAAAACTATGCACATGATACCATGGATCCACATGCTGCCACTGGTCGAATTATCACAGTTGAGAGCCAACGGAAGGATTTGAATACAATATTTTTGAAACTGCGGATAGCCGATTCTACAG GTCACGCCCAAAACATCCACTTCCCTTTTGATATTGAAGCTGACACTTCGATCAGTGTTGCAACCGAGATGGTCGTGCAGCTGGATCTCACAGACCAAGATGTTACGGCAATTGCAGAAATGATAGATGCTGAAATTCGTGCGCATATACCTGATTGGGCAGCAGAGGAATCAGTTGATAACCAAGGGGATGAAGCTGCTCATTCCGAGACCCAGAGTTCAGACGCCGATGAGGGAAGTTCCGAATCGCACAATGAGCCTGATGCTGCGCATAATGGCTTTGTTCAAGAGCAGCTTCCCTCTGGGCGGAAGTACTGGTCGGACTCACCCAGGAGAGACAGTGAAATATCTCAATCAGTGGTGGACCCACAAGCGAGTGATAATATTTCAAATGGAATAGTGAATAGGAATGATGTTGATGACATTGTCGGCAGTGCAAAACATAAGGAGAACCATTACCTTGGCGCTTCCATCCACTCCGTGGAAGGTATCTGTGAGCGAATATCCTCATCTGTGGGCTTGTCAAACCCATCTGTAGTCGACAGGATATCTGGAGGAGTTTCTGTTGGTACTAGCCAACACTCTGTTGATGTTGAGCGGAGATACATTTCAGCAGATGTTACTGAGAGTTTAGCAAGCCTGTTGGCTCGGCAGCAAGAGGAGACCAATGCACTGCAAAGGAAGCATAAGGCAGACATTGAAGACATCTTGAAAGGTGTACCTGCAGAGGATCGTGAAGAAACCTTGACTAGGTGCCGCTTGAAGGTGGATCGGAAAAACAAAACTGACAAACTTTAG
- the LOC133885166 gene encoding uncharacterized protein LOC133885166 isoform X2, with amino-acid sequence MATGADRIACMRMATEAERLASIKAYIQRCREVEPEDFSGMTEAERAAEAEKRRHKALEEARRLQMEGHPRGRALEALARILDFDPKQEEGVYYNRIYFVDHATFDLDEESPLGPMRYTDRVSKPGEKPYSPCAAVNIFSVKIGSSDVGFPIHVYGTVIARDSIDQKCLYLFRRHRDHCQLINSKIDLKIKDHRGQDRELSKGILTIRGIAGRWLGKRVVESESLATRLSTVDVMYAVVKCAMEANIVIEVVRGDFDGKITAHTTNIQNSLVLYDSEVAGAVTSDGNGVIQLMRPVVSVYVKDMLKIVAETGDGKSCTIEFTPRVNYGEEDVITVGVTKMRVKVTWSIMDF; translated from the exons ATGGCAACGGGAGCGGATCGTATCGCCTGCATGCGGATGGCAACGGAGGCGGAGCGCCTCGCCTCGATCAAGGCCTATATCCAGCGCTGCCGCGAGGTGGAGCCTGAGGATTTCTCAGGCATGACCGAGGCTGAgcgagcggcggaggcggagaagCGGAGGCACAAAgcgctggaggaggcgcgcCGTCTTCAGATGGAGGGGCACCCCCGCGGTCGGGCGCTGGAAGCGCTGGCTCGCATCCTCGACTTCGATCCCAAGCAGGAGGAGGGCGTCTACTACAACCGAATATACTTCGTCGACCACGCAACATTTGACCTCGACGAGGAGT CGCCTCTTGGTCCGATGAGATACACTGATAGAGTTAGCAAACCGGGCGAAAAGCCGTACAGTCCATGTGCGGCAGTGAACATCTTCTCCGTGAAAATAGGCTCCTCGGATGTTGGCTTCCCAATCCATGTGTATGGCACTGTCATTGCTAGAGACAGCATTGACCAGAAGTGTCTTTATCTCTTCCGCCGCCATAGAGACCATTGCCAACTCATCAACTCTAAG ATTGATCTGAAGATCAAGGATCATCGAGGGCAGGACAGAGAACTTAGTAAAGGAATCTTAACGATCAGAGGCATAGCAGGGCGATGGTTGGGGAAACGCGTGGTTGAAAGTGAATCTCTTGCTACCAGACTCAGTACTGTGGATGTGATGTACGCAGTTGTGAAATGTGCAATGGAGGCTAATATTGTGATTGAAGTTGTACGGGGAGATTTTGATGGAAAAATAACTGCCCACACCACCAATATCCAGAACAGCCTTGTGCTTTATGATAGCGAAGTGGCTGGTGCTGTCACTAGCGATGGTAACGGTGTTATCCAACTTATGCGACCCGTGGTATCTGTCTATGTGAAGGATATGCTGAAAATTGTTGCCGAGACCGGTGATGGCAAGTCATGCACCATTGAATTTACTCCAAGGGTCAACTATGGAGAGGAAGATGTTATTACTGTTGGTGTCACTAAGATGCGTGTGAAGGTTACTTGGTCGATAATGGACTTTTGA
- the LOC133885166 gene encoding uncharacterized protein LOC133885166 isoform X1: MATGADRIACMRMATEAERLASIKAYIQRCREVEPEDFSGMTEAERAAEAEKRRHKALEEARRLQMEGHPRGRALEALARILDFDPKQEEGVYYNRIYFVDHATFDLDEESPLGPMRYTDRVSKPGEKPYSPCAAVNIFSVKIGSSDVGFPIHVYGTVIARDSIDQKCLYLFRRHRDHCQLINSKDESLILTGPKRGLALISDNFVEIDLKIKDHRGQDRELSKGILTIRGIAGRWLGKRVVESESLATRLSTVDVMYAVVKCAMEANIVIEVVRGDFDGKITAHTTNIQNSLVLYDSEVAGAVTSDGNGVIQLMRPVVSVYVKDMLKIVAETGDGKSCTIEFTPRVNYGEEDVITVGVTKMRVKVTWSIMDF; encoded by the exons ATGGCAACGGGAGCGGATCGTATCGCCTGCATGCGGATGGCAACGGAGGCGGAGCGCCTCGCCTCGATCAAGGCCTATATCCAGCGCTGCCGCGAGGTGGAGCCTGAGGATTTCTCAGGCATGACCGAGGCTGAgcgagcggcggaggcggagaagCGGAGGCACAAAgcgctggaggaggcgcgcCGTCTTCAGATGGAGGGGCACCCCCGCGGTCGGGCGCTGGAAGCGCTGGCTCGCATCCTCGACTTCGATCCCAAGCAGGAGGAGGGCGTCTACTACAACCGAATATACTTCGTCGACCACGCAACATTTGACCTCGACGAGGAGT CGCCTCTTGGTCCGATGAGATACACTGATAGAGTTAGCAAACCGGGCGAAAAGCCGTACAGTCCATGTGCGGCAGTGAACATCTTCTCCGTGAAAATAGGCTCCTCGGATGTTGGCTTCCCAATCCATGTGTATGGCACTGTCATTGCTAGAGACAGCATTGACCAGAAGTGTCTTTATCTCTTCCGCCGCCATAGAGACCATTGCCAACTCATCAACTCTAAG GATGAATCACTGATCTTGACTGGCCCAAAACGAGGACTTGCGTTAATAAGTGATAATTTTGTTGAGATTGATCTGAAGATCAAGGATCATCGAGGGCAGGACAGAGAACTTAGTAAAGGAATCTTAACGATCAGAGGCATAGCAGGGCGATGGTTGGGGAAACGCGTGGTTGAAAGTGAATCTCTTGCTACCAGACTCAGTACTGTGGATGTGATGTACGCAGTTGTGAAATGTGCAATGGAGGCTAATATTGTGATTGAAGTTGTACGGGGAGATTTTGATGGAAAAATAACTGCCCACACCACCAATATCCAGAACAGCCTTGTGCTTTATGATAGCGAAGTGGCTGGTGCTGTCACTAGCGATGGTAACGGTGTTATCCAACTTATGCGACCCGTGGTATCTGTCTATGTGAAGGATATGCTGAAAATTGTTGCCGAGACCGGTGATGGCAAGTCATGCACCATTGAATTTACTCCAAGGGTCAACTATGGAGAGGAAGATGTTATTACTGTTGGTGTCACTAAGATGCGTGTGAAGGTTACTTGGTCGATAATGGACTTTTGA
- the LOC133884678 gene encoding uncharacterized protein LOC133884678 isoform X2 — protein sequence MVKLANIGRSLLRFPNESMRLVMVTIIGVVFGFFIGISFPSVSITKIYVPTNPKGAERLAPGIIVPESDFHLRRLWGDPSEDLPFKPKYLITFTVGYAQKENINRAVKKFSDNFAILLFHYDGRVSEWDEFEWSKRAIHISARRQTKWWYAKRFLHPDIVAAYEYIFIWDEDLGVEHFDAEEYIKLVKKHHLDISQPGLEPDRGLTWQMTKRRGDREVHKDTEERPGWCADPHLPPCAAFVEIMAPVFSRDAWRCVWHMIQNDLVHGWGLDFALRKCVEPAHEKIGVVDSQWIVHQVVPSLGNQGQSENGRAPWEGVRARCRKEWGMFQTRMAEAEKAYYKMMGITPPNSTLV from the exons ATGGTGAAACTCGCAAATATCGGTCGCAG TTTACTTAGATTTCCAAACGAAAGCATGAGGCTTGTTATGGTTACAATTATTGGAGTCGTCTTTGGCTTCTTCATTGGAATCTCGTTCCCATCAGTTAGCATAACAAAG ATTTATGTTCCAACAAACCCCAAGGGTGCCGAGAGGCTAGCACCAGGTATCATTGTACCAGAGTCTGACTTCCATTTGCGCAGGTTATGGGGAGACCCAAGTGAG GACCTGCCCTTCAAACCAAAGTACCTTATCACTTTTACTGTTGGATATGCGcagaaagaaaatataaacagaGCAGTAAAGAAG tttTCCGACAATTTTGCTATTCTGTTATTCCATTATGATGGGCGGGTGAGTGAGTGGGATGAATTTGAGTGGTCAAAGCGAGCCATCCATATTAGTGCCAGGAGACAAACTAAATG GTGGTACGCCAAAAGATTCTTGCACCCTGATATTGTGGCAGCTTATGAGTACATATTCATTTGGGATGAGGACCTTGGGGTGGAGCATTTCGATGCAGAGGA GTACATCAAACTTGTTAAGAAACATCATCTGGACATCTCTCAGCCTGGTTTAGAGCCTGATCGGGGTTTAACATGGCAGATGACCAAAAGAAGAGGTGATCGTGAGGTTCACAA GGATACAGAGGAGAGGCCAGGCTGGTGCGCCGACCCTCATCTTCCACCTTGTGCTGC GTTTGTTGAAATAATGGCTCCAGTCTTCTCTAGAGATGCATGGAGATGTGTGTGGCATATGATACAG AACGACTTGGTTCATGGTTGGGGCCTGGATTTCGCTCTCAGGAAATGTGTGGAG CCTGCTCATGAAAAGATTGGAGTCGTTGATTCACAGTGGATTGTTCACCAAGTGGTTCCTTCTCTCGGGAACCAG GGGCAGTCAGAGAACGGAAGAGCGCCATGGGAAGGG GTGAGAGCGCGGTGCAGGAAGGAATGGGGCATGTTCCAGACGAGGATGGCGGAGGCGGAGAAGGCCTACTACAAGATGATGGGCATCACCCCTCCAAACTCCACGCTTGTATAG
- the LOC133885224 gene encoding probable serine/threonine-protein kinase WNK2 isoform X1 yields MPPTPPEPDTDPEFAEVDPTGRYGRYTEVLGKGAFKTVYKAFDQLEGLEVAWNQIKVGDLLRNNDDFERLKSEVRLLKTLKHKNIIKFYNSWLDRKNNNINFITEVFTSGTLRQYRIKHKKVDIRALKKWSRQILSGLFYLHSHDPPVIHRDLKCDNIFVNGNQGEVKIGDLGLAAILDNARSAHSIIGTPEFMAPELYDEEYNELVDIYAFGMCLLELVTFEYPYCECSNAAQIYKKVSDGEKPGSLAKIEDPEVKLFIEKCIANAPQRLSAKELLMDPFLLDVDDERIFYPLHPNINTSADTAGSPKPTSSYRYDRASSSVGHHERSGSMAESHPSENYAHDTMDPHAATGRIITVESQRKDLNTIFLKLRIADSTGHAQNIHFPFDIEADTSISVATEMVVQLDLTDQDVTAIAEMIDAEIRAHIPDWAAEESVDNQGDEAAHSETQSSDADEGSSESHNEPDAAHNGFVQEQLPSGRKYWSDSPRRDSEISQSVVDPQASDNISNGIVNRNDVDDIVGSAKHKENHYLGASIHSVEGICERISSSVGLSNPSVVDRISGGVSVGTSQHSVDVERRYISADVTESLASLLARQQEETNALQRKHKADIEDILKGVPAEDREETLTRCRLKVDRKNKTDKL; encoded by the exons ATGCCTCCCACGCCGCCGGAGCCCGATACGGATCCGGAGTTCGCCGAGGTCGACCCCACCGGCCGCTACGGACGG TACACGGAGGTTCTTGGCAAGGGCGCCTTCAAGACGGT ATACAAGGCTTTTGATCAATTGGAAGGGCTAGAAGTTGCTTGGAACCAGATCAAAGTGGGTGACTTACTTCGGAACAATGATGATTTTGAGAGGCTGAAATCAGAAGTGCGTTTGCTCAAGACCCTCAAGCACAAGAACATAATCAAGTTCTACAATTCATGGCTTGATAGGAAAAACAACAACATAAATTTCATCACAGAAGTCTTCACATCAGGGACATTACGCCA gtaccgcATAAAGCACAAGAAGGTAGACATTAGAGCTTTGAAGAAATGGTCAAGGCAAATCTTGAGTGGTCTTTTCTACCTCCATAGCCACGATCCACCAGTAATCCATAGAGACTTGAAATGCGACAATATATTTGTGAATGGGAACCAAGGTGAGGTAAAGATTGGAGACCTCGGATTAGCAGCCATCCTGGATAATGCACGTTCAGCTCATAGTATCATTG GTACACCCGAATTCATGGCACCAGAACTCTATGATGAGGAATATAATGAGCTTGTGGACATCTATGCATTTGGGATGTGTTTACTGGAGCTTGTTACATTTGAGTACCCATATTGTGAATGTTCTAATGCAGCACAAATATACAAGAAAGTCTCCGAT GGTGAAAAGCCTGGTTCGCTGGCTAAGATTGAGGATCCTGAAGTGAAATTATTTATAGAGAAGTGCATCGCCAATGCCCCCCAAAGACTCTCAGCAAAAGAACTATTAATGGATCCGTTTCTcctagatgttgatgatgaaAGAATATTTTATCCACTGCATCCAAATATTAATACATCAG CAGATACTGCTGGAAGTCCAAAACCAACTTCGAGTTACAGATATGACAGAGCATCGTCATCTGTGGGCCACCATGAGCGCTCAG GTAGTATGGCAGAGTCACATCCTAGTGAAAACTATGCACATGATACCATGGATCCACATGCTGCCACTGGTCGAATTATCACAGTTGAGAGCCAACGGAAGGATTTGAATACAATATTTTTGAAACTGCGGATAGCCGATTCTACAG GTCACGCCCAAAACATCCACTTCCCTTTTGATATTGAAGCTGACACTTCGATCAGTGTTGCAACCGAGATGGTCGTGCAGCTGGATCTCACAGACCAAGATGTTACGGCAATTGCAGAAATGATAGATGCTGAAATTCGTGCGCATATACCTGATTGGGCAGCAGAGGAATCAGTTGATAACCAAGGGGATGAAGCTGCTCATTCCGAGACCCAGAGTTCAGACGCCGATGAGGGAAGTTCCGAATCGCACAATGAGCCTGATGCTGCGCATAATGGCTTTGTTCAAGAGCAGCTTCCCTCTGGGCGGAAGTACTGGTCGGACTCACCCAGGAGAGACAGTGAAATATCTCAATCAGTGGTGGACCCACAAGCGAGTGATAATATTTCAAATGGAATAGTGAATAGGAATGATGTTGATGACATTGTCGGCAGTGCAAAACATAAGGAGAACCATTACCTTGGCGCTTCCATCCACTCCGTGGAAGGTATCTGTGAGCGAATATCCTCATCTGTGGGCTTGTCAAACCCATCTGTAGTCGACAGGATATCTGGAGGAGTTTCTGTTGGTACTAGCCAACACTCTGTTGATGTTGAGCGGAGATACATTTCAGCAGATGTTACTGAGAGTTTAGCAAGCCTGTTGGCTCGGCAGCAAGAGGAGACCAATGCACTGCAAAGGAAGCATAAGGCAGACATTGAAGACATCTTGAAAGGTGTACCTGCAGAGGATCGTGAAGAAACCTTGACTAGGTGCCGCTTGAAGGTGGATCGGAAAAACAAAACTGACAAACTTTAG
- the LOC133884678 gene encoding uncharacterized protein LOC133884678 isoform X1, which translates to MVKLANIGRSLLRFPNESMRLVMVTIIGVVFGFFIGISFPSVSITKLHFPASFVSYIEDRNSGLTTQAILNHAWTSARNARGNNTEPSSNTTLKIYVPTNPKGAERLAPGIIVPESDFHLRRLWGDPSEDLPFKPKYLITFTVGYAQKENINRAVKKFSDNFAILLFHYDGRVSEWDEFEWSKRAIHISARRQTKWWYAKRFLHPDIVAAYEYIFIWDEDLGVEHFDAEEYIKLVKKHHLDISQPGLEPDRGLTWQMTKRRGDREVHKDTEERPGWCADPHLPPCAAFVEIMAPVFSRDAWRCVWHMIQNDLVHGWGLDFALRKCVEPAHEKIGVVDSQWIVHQVVPSLGNQGQSENGRAPWEGVRARCRKEWGMFQTRMAEAEKAYYKMMGITPPNSTLV; encoded by the exons ATGGTGAAACTCGCAAATATCGGTCGCAG TTTACTTAGATTTCCAAACGAAAGCATGAGGCTTGTTATGGTTACAATTATTGGAGTCGTCTTTGGCTTCTTCATTGGAATCTCGTTCCCATCAGTTAGCATAACAAAG CTTCACTTTCCAGCTAGCTTTGTTTCATACATAGAAGACAGAAACTCTGGGCTCACTACCCAAGCTATACTTAATCATGCCTGGACTTCTGCCAGAAATGCAAGGGGAAATAATACTGAACCAAGTTCGAACACTACTCTAAAG ATTTATGTTCCAACAAACCCCAAGGGTGCCGAGAGGCTAGCACCAGGTATCATTGTACCAGAGTCTGACTTCCATTTGCGCAGGTTATGGGGAGACCCAAGTGAG GACCTGCCCTTCAAACCAAAGTACCTTATCACTTTTACTGTTGGATATGCGcagaaagaaaatataaacagaGCAGTAAAGAAG tttTCCGACAATTTTGCTATTCTGTTATTCCATTATGATGGGCGGGTGAGTGAGTGGGATGAATTTGAGTGGTCAAAGCGAGCCATCCATATTAGTGCCAGGAGACAAACTAAATG GTGGTACGCCAAAAGATTCTTGCACCCTGATATTGTGGCAGCTTATGAGTACATATTCATTTGGGATGAGGACCTTGGGGTGGAGCATTTCGATGCAGAGGA GTACATCAAACTTGTTAAGAAACATCATCTGGACATCTCTCAGCCTGGTTTAGAGCCTGATCGGGGTTTAACATGGCAGATGACCAAAAGAAGAGGTGATCGTGAGGTTCACAA GGATACAGAGGAGAGGCCAGGCTGGTGCGCCGACCCTCATCTTCCACCTTGTGCTGC GTTTGTTGAAATAATGGCTCCAGTCTTCTCTAGAGATGCATGGAGATGTGTGTGGCATATGATACAG AACGACTTGGTTCATGGTTGGGGCCTGGATTTCGCTCTCAGGAAATGTGTGGAG CCTGCTCATGAAAAGATTGGAGTCGTTGATTCACAGTGGATTGTTCACCAAGTGGTTCCTTCTCTCGGGAACCAG GGGCAGTCAGAGAACGGAAGAGCGCCATGGGAAGGG GTGAGAGCGCGGTGCAGGAAGGAATGGGGCATGTTCCAGACGAGGATGGCGGAGGCGGAGAAGGCCTACTACAAGATGATGGGCATCACCCCTCCAAACTCCACGCTTGTATAG
- the LOC133885865 gene encoding uncharacterized protein LOC133885865, which translates to MQDHVAYMHRSGEQPAPSSCDLAAVDDVPVNGHKPGKAVTASVYRAKIAGHSRVVTVSWSRDLLSHAFAIAISGADGAAAECRVELRPWQFWRRAGSRRMELGGGASTPASVRVLWDLRRARFGAGIPEPRGGYYVALEVAGEVVLVQGDMRKDALRRAACAPAEADAVPVARREHVFGRRRFAAKTRFHDQGAVHDIAIECGGGGEGGDADMEMTIGIDGEDAVQVKHLQWKFRGNQSVTFSRAKVEVYWDVHDWLFSAGTRPALFIFRPIVLSSASAPAGMAAGLVDGAVSTTGFCLYLYAWKLD; encoded by the coding sequence ATGCAGGATCACGTGGCCTACATGCACAGGAGCGGCGAGCAGCCGGCGCCGTCGTCGTGCGACCTCGCCGCCGTCGACGACGTCCCGGTCAACGGCCACAAGCCCGGCAAGGCTGTCACCGCCTCGGTGTACCGCGCCAAGATCGCAGGCCACTCGCGAGTGGTCACCGTGTCCTGGTCCCGCGACCTCCTTTCGCACGCCTTTGCAATCGCGATCTCCGGGGCCGATGGGGCCGCGGCGGAGTGCAGGGTGGAGCTCCGGCCGTGGCAGTTCTGGCGGCGCGCCGGATCGCGGCGCATGGAGCTCGGCGGTGGCGCGTCCACCCCGGCGTCGGTGCGCGTGCTCTGGGACCTCCGCCGCGCGCGGTTCGGCGCGGGGATCCCGGAGCCGCGGGGCGGGTACTACGTGGCCCTGGAGGTCGCCGGCGAGGTGGTCCTCGTCCAGGGGGACATGCGCAAGGACGCGCTCCGGCGCGCGGCGTGCGCGCCAGCGGAGGCCGATGCCGTGCCCGTGGCGCGGCGGGAGCACGTGTTCGGCCGGCGGCGGTTCGCGGCCAAGACGCGGTTCCACGACCAGGGCGCCGTGCACGACATCGCCATcgagtgcggcggcggcggcgagggcggagACGCCGACATGGAGATGACGATCGGCATCGACGGCGAGGACGCGGTGCAGGTGAAGCACCTGCAGTGGAAGTTCCGGGGCAACCAGTCCGTCACCTTCAGCCgggccaaggtggaggtctaCTGGGACGTGCACGACTGGCTCTTCAGCGCCGGCACGCGGCCGGCGCTCTTCATCTTTCGCCCGATCGTGCTGTCCAGCGCGTCGGCGCCCGCGGGAATGGCGGCGGGGCTGGTCGACGGGGCGGTCTCTACGACCGGCTTCTGCTTGTACCTCTACGCGTGGAAGCTCGACTGA